AGGCTGCCAGGACACACACCCAAAATTTGCCATAGGTCTTGGATATAGCATAAATGTGTAGGGCTGGACCATCCATGCATAACTGATGGCATAGTTGGACCTTGCAACGCCACCTTCCCATGACCCACAGACAGTGCTTAACTCATTGTTGATGAGAATCTCAACTAACTGTTAAATGGCTtctttctaaaaacattttcaaaccttatattattcttatttctCATCACTGATACTGCTCCACAAACAAGACAACCACTAATATGAATCATCTACATACATTTATTGAGCTCTGAATGCAGCATTGGAACATAGTGTTTGTCtgaaatgtgtgaaagcagTGCAGGATCACCAGAGGCTGCAGGTCACAGGAAACTTTGACCATCACACAGGCAACAGTCTCAGACAGTCTCAACTCAAGCCAAACCAAAAtacaatgtaaattaaatatgtcCTCTTTTATGTGTATCCTTGCCAGGTAAAGGGGTCTGAGAGTGACTGGTAAAGGTGTCTAAATCACCATTACATACCCTAGTCAATCTGACTGAAATCCATCTGGATTTACAGTGAAGCATCAAACCGGATGTGATGAAACTAAAGTTCAGTTTTAGATTCACATTTGTGGTTTGGTGATACTCTGCACACATGTTTAGGCTCTGTTGCTttggaaatagaaatagaatctgcaaacaaaacagagacagagtttaTGAACATATTTACCTTCAACAGGTGAGGTCCGCAGTCTGGCACACAGTCCATTAACGTCTCTGTAACACTCCTTAATCCTGCTCAGTGCCTCCGGTCCTCGAAGCTCCATGAGTGAGCGAAGCTCCATGAGTGAGCAACTAAACTCTGTCTCATGGTTGGCCTCTCCACGTCGGCCATGTTTTGACCCACGAAAAGAATTATTGGCCATGTCTCTTTCCTCTGGGACTCAACAGAGACCTTCCTGAAAAACTCAGACTCAGTGGTTGGCCTGAGGTGCAAATCTGGCCTTGCGGGGACTCTCTGACTACAGGGGGACAGATAGACCACAATTTTTAATAGACCTCATGgtaaaacaaattacaacagCTGATTGAATTTAACAGTTATGCAAAGGTTTACtgattataaatattttattatcaataTAGTTAATATTTCTACCTGTATCAATACACACATAAAGTAGGATAAAATGATGAATGGCGGCTGGATAGCGTAGTGGTAGCATCACCACCCTTTATGCAGGAGACAGGATTCAAATGtcggctgtggcctacctccagtaaggCTCCTTAGGCAAGATCCCCTTACGCCTACACTGTCTGCCTTTGTCTTCTAAGTCACCCtgtactttggataaaagtgtctgctaaatgtaaatgtatatgaaTGGCTATATTACATTTAGATTAATCTATTAAGTGATAAAAACAACTGTCATACATTGCagaaaaaatgtgtaaatgtttgttttaaactacAGACTTCAGAAAAATTTGTTTGAAGaacaaatgacattaaataaatactgtaagtgTTTAATGTGGCTCCATTAAAAAGCTCCATTCATCAGAACACAATATATGTTCTCTACCAATTTATAGAAAAAGAATAATCATTTTACTGCTGATTTACTGGGAGTCTGAATACATTACATATCTGTGTAGTGCATTGTGTATGTTGATGTGTGTGCTGAAAgcttttatatttgttcttcACAGGTTGTAACCTCTGTGCCTTTAGATGTAATCTGTGTCAATCAGTCAGCCGAGGCTTAATCTGGGCAAGAAAGATGCAGGCGGTTTAAggctgaagaagagaaagaattATGCTAGAATTGAACAGGCTGAAAAAAAAGCGATGACAATTCTATTGCTGTATATGACTTTGTACACAACTGAAACCTTTCTAATGATTTCAACCATCACTCCTTAAACACAGACTCAATCTACAAAAGTCCACAGCACACAAGCCGTAACCCTTCAAGTGAAAGAAGCTGCAATTAGATAATCTACGCCAGAATTTACTTATATCCCATGGGTAAAACATCACAGTAGTTCATGAACACAAAATATAGCTATGTGAAAGAGTTAAATAAACGTAGTAGCCACCTACcacacagaagaaacaacaaGGTTTTACAAAGAAAATTTGACCAGAACCATTCATTTCCGATAAAACATCACTGCACCTTCATTACTGCAGTAGTGAGGAGAAGCAAGAATTTACTTACAGAAACTTCCCCCATCGCCTTCTGTTAGCATCAGCCGACAATAGTGGCAGTCCAATTACTCTGagcagagtcacacacacagctccagacACAGCCCATAACCCAGCCACAGGTCCTCAACTAGTAGTCTGCAGACCTGCTCCAAGACCACAGTTTACTCACAAAACCAGCCTTTTCTTTAGAAATTCAGTATGACCTTCAGGAAGCTCCCAGTCACAATCAGCGATCCATTGGAAAAAACAGAAGCTGGCTAAATGATTATCTGAGGAAAGCCTTGCTTAATCTAATTAGACAATCTGTGGCTTCAGTGAGTGCCAGAGAGATTGCTGCTGTTGCAGAGTGACACACCAGACCTATACATACCaggtctgcacacacagaccacatATTAACCAAGCAACTACAAAGAAAACACCCTCAAAACCAGTTTGCATCCCTTAGCAACATCTAAATCAGTAATCAGTAATCAACAATCCTTCTCCCAGATTATCTGAAATTTTGGTTATTTTCTGCATGTGCAGAAAGACCCATTAAAACACATAGTGTTAGTTAACATACTGATTGTTGATTCAAGATGCATCTGCCAATCTGCCCATTTTCTTTTGttccagacacaaacacaaatctgagCAATAGTAATGTACTGTCCCGTTAGTGTGCATCAGTTGACACAAAGTGACACCGGCCAGACTTCTATACAACCAACAACCCGACAAAGTTCTGGATGCTGCAACATGAGTGATgcaaatttattatttattattatttatctaatATATACTTATCTCTCACCTAATTTAGACAAAGACTGTTAACATTCAAATAATAAACTTATCCTGAAGATTAAagtatgtgaaatgtgaaatgcacCTCCTTGCTAATTATTCTGGGGAAAATGGTTCAGTCAGCACTGCATGTTTACTTTGGATCAGTTGTCCAGTTAGTGTTATGTCTTTGTGTAATGCTACCATCCAGTGGTCAGACATAGTCAACACGCTTTACACAGAACGCACACAGTGCTCCATTGACTCTAGAAATCTCTTATCTGACGCATTTCACTACTGGAGGAAACATCCCATTATTATTTTGCTTATTTGTCATAAAAGGTGCGTACAACACAATAGGCATAAATAGGCGTGACCCTTCAGTGGACAAGCGGTTTAGAAAATGTATAGATGgataatattgtatatttttatccTAGTGGTTCCAGAATCTTGGGAGAAACTAGAAATATCTTCAGAACAGCACTGACTGTTTTAACAACACAAGTGCTGGCTGAATGTCacggaaacaaaaacattaaaaataaaaaaaggggtGTAACCGTGGTGACGTGCATCTATCAATTGATCAAACCGGCACACAGCTGATTTTAACGTCACTCGCCATCATGGCTGACTGGAATAGAGGTATCGTTTTTGACACGTATTCACttgtaaatattttgttattaagCGTATCCAGCAGTACAGAACTAACGCTAACGTTACAGGTGAATGATGGGATGTATAACCTAAACGATTAGTCAGACTAAGAATATGCTCAGTGTCTGGATCTGTAACGTTAGTTACTCCACTTGGGCCACTTCGGCTACTCCACCGAAAACAAGGCTGAAGCTTAGCTAGCAGGCAAACTAGATGAGAAGTTTAGCGTTAGGTAACGTTACTTATGTCCTAACATTAATCTCACATTAACCTAACGCTACACTACTATGAACGGAACAGTTGGGTCAGTTCATAAAAGTGTAGCTAATATTTCGTCTGTAATTTAGCACCTATCCAGAGTTGGTTAACCCACTATCGAGTTAGCATTACGAAGAAGAAGTGCTGCTTTCATTAGCGTTAACTGACAAACAGTGCTAGCTTAAAGTACTAAAAGAAAACTTGcgtgtaaaaactaaaaaggaaTAAGAATAACGTTAGTCAGTGGTCTGTATCTTCTGTGGTGACGCCCCCAACATGAACGACTACTACCTTAGCTAAAAGTTCTGCATTTGATATTCAGTGTAAATGTTTAGCATCAACTACAAGAGGTAAAAGGAACTGACGTTACTGACACGGTGGAGTGGCAGTACTTAGCTAGCAGACGTTAACGTTAACGCGTTAGTTAACCTAGCTAACGTCACCTCAGGACATTTCAGTGAGCTATTATCACACTGTAGACTACatcatttttgtcattgtcGTTTGTGGTGTTTAATAATACGCATCTATGACTGTTATTATAACTCTGTTTCTTTAGCGAGCAGCTAGTTTTATAGCTAGTTAGCTAACTGTTATATTGGCTAGCTTACTGGTGCCACTGCATTTCCTTTAGGTGGCGCCCTTGACTCTGTTTACTTTGTGACTGTGTTAACTGAACTCATAACCCATTAAATCCttcaaaaaataattatatatatatattatcgTTAGTTGTGAATAAATCTGATTAAAGCTAAGTAGCACCTACCTTTAACGGCGGATTAACAGGAAGTTAAATTACCGTTAATCATTTGAAATAAGAGCTAAAACCCCTGCTGCGAAAACTGAGATTAGGAAACCCCGTTGTACGTGGACCGAGGAAGAGacttcctgttttaatttattatgaattaaattattttaatgtacaaattatatatttaactCATAATAAGTGTATTGTCAACGATGTTACAGGAATGTAAATGTCTGACTAGAGCACGGTCAAAAATGTCTAAAACTAGGCTCATTGCATTACTGATTTTACAGCTGTTTGCCTAAACAACCTTGACACCTTTATTATTAATTGGCTGTTTCATCAATTATGATGTATAAATATGCATATTGTCTGTTTTACACAAGCCTCAAAATTTTTTAtcaattttacatttgcatgttaAACGCATTAATCTACATACAGAACCTCAGGAATATATTCATAACTAGTTTCCCACCACTACATAATGAGTGTCTATGTCTATGTGCAGTCACTGCTGTTTTACTTCTAATCCAGAGTATCTGTGCGTTTACAGGCCATGGCTCTGTGGACGACATGCTGGATGCTGAAAATAAGCGTCTGGCTGAAAACTTGGCCACCAAGGTGTCCAGACTGAAATCTGTGAGTTAAAACGAAGAGTTAATCATCAGTTgccaaataaatacataatataaataaatactaaatctGTTCAGACTCATTCATCACAACAGTCTGCACACTTGTATGAAGTAGAGCACTGATGCTTTAATATTCTGTCTTTAATACTCTGTAGTTTGACACTGAAATGATGCAAAGGTTGATTTTATGTCACTAATATAAACTCAAGTTTAAGATtagcctgtctgtctctgtttctgacAGCTGGCGTATGACATTGACAGAGAAGCTGATGATCAGAACGAGTATCTGGACAACATGGTGAGTCCGTCTGATGTATGAAgaatacagaaaatataatataataaagactttgtctttgtttatattCCATGTTATTGGAAAGAGAGAatttattaaatcaatttaCCTCCACAATCAGTCATCTTCCCTCTTCCTTTCAGGATTCTAACTTCCTGAGCGCAACAGGCCTGCTGACCGGCAGTGTAAAGCGTTTCTCCACCATGGTTCGATCCGGCAGAGACAACCGCCGCATCCTTTGCTATGTGTCCGTTGGGTTGGTCCTGGTCTTTTTTCTGCTCTACTACCTGGTCTCCAGGGTACAGCGCTGATGGGAAAACCGGTACAGCCAGGAGCTGGTTCCTAAAAACAGATCAGACCTTAGACACTGACATCACATCTGATTCAAATTAACTCCTGCATGAAGCTGAGGAAATAAACAGGAAGTAGacaggaaatatttttattgaaataatgaACTGACCAGCGACAGGTGTCAGAAACACTTGGAATCACGGCGGTGCCAAAGATCCTGAAGTCTCTACAAAAACATGCCTGGATGCCACGTTACCATGGGCGCTTTCTATTGCAAGCAAGGAAGTCCTAGTACAGGCAAAAAGAGCCTGAGTGCAGCTCAGGTGAAGAGTGATGCCCAGCACAGCTGAGTATGATAGGTTGATGAACCTGTCAAT
This DNA window, taken from Anabas testudineus chromosome 6, fAnaTes1.2, whole genome shotgun sequence, encodes the following:
- the LOC113166301 gene encoding BET1-like protein; protein product: MADWNRGHGSVDDMLDAENKRLAENLATKVSRLKSLAYDIDREADDQNEYLDNMDSNFLSATGLLTGSVKRFSTMVRSGRDNRRILCYVSVGLVLVFFLLYYLVSRVQR